Proteins encoded in a region of the Canis lupus familiaris isolate Mischka breed German Shepherd chromosome 1, alternate assembly UU_Cfam_GSD_1.0, whole genome shotgun sequence genome:
- the LOC119870296 gene encoding vomeronasal type-1 receptor 2-like isoform X2: MVTSPEKHEKGSPVEMKSEQSLHHKQMGSPPNSADSCLFPAICVAPLPSLERGEGPASTSRATTIPTQLGVGTGRGGQNRRSEQRSEQESDQKSDRCLQGPTAARLGPVPASERFQLETNADSRVPRRPTGLGNVPRRRCDRRKGRPPSDRNEWVQGFYLTRRPRNWVGRRGLMSAPAARTRKMETHSPEHPLLRAIRFRVCRKAGVRVRVRVRFRRRAGAGPFLSNSSLLYHYTSLYISRCKPRSTDLILRHLTVANSLVILSGGVPETMAALGLKYFNNYYACSIFLYVHRVARGMSIYSTCLLNVLQAIMIHPGNSRWAELKVKVPKYIGPSSILCWVLHMVVNMFFPIYMTGKWRNKNITKKRALGYCSASQYRAKITDLVYVIVTSFHNILCLGLMTLASSSMVFLLHRHRQRVQHIDRNKLPLRPSPESRATQSILVLVSTFVSFYSLSSIIYVYLALSDEYSWWLMTTAVLITAGFPTVSPFFLMSQDPSTSRLYCVCFGRNT; encoded by the exons atGGTTACTAGCcctgaaaaacatgaaaaagggtCACCTGTGGAGATGAAATCTGAACAATCTCTGCATCATAAACAGATGGGCTCT CCCCCTAACTCCGCCGATTCCTGCCTCTTCCCCGCCATCTGCGttgcccctctgccctccctggagcGGGGCGAAGGGCCTGCATCCACCTCCCGAGCGACCACCATACCGAcgcagttgggggtggggacggggcggggggggcagaaTCGGAGATCGGAGCAACGTTCTGAGCAGGAAAGCGACCAGAAGAGCGATCGGTGTCTACAAGGACCGACGGCAGCAAGGCTGGGCCCGGTACCTGCCTCAGAGCGATTTCAACTGGAAACGAACGCAGACTCCCGGGTCCCGCGCCGACCGACAGGACTCGGAAACGTCCCACGGCGACGCTGTGACAGGCGAAAGGGACGCCCTCCCAGCGACAGGAACGAGTGGGTTCAAGGATTTTACCTTACCAGGCGACCCCGAAACTGGGTAGGGAGGAGGGGCCTTATGAGCGCGCCCGCGGCACGAACCAGAAAAATGGAGACTCACTCACCCGAGCACCCGTTGCTCCGCGCGATCCGCTTCCGGGTCTGCAGGAAGGCGggcgtgcgcgtgcgcgtgcgtgTGCGCTTCCGCCGCCGGGCGGGAGCCGGGCCG ttcctGAGCAATTCCTCACTCTTATATCATTACACGTCCCTTTACATCAGCAGATGCAAGCCAAGATCCACAGATTTGATTCTTAGGCACCTGACTGTAGCCAATTCCTTGGTCATTCTCTCCGGAGGAGTCCCAGAAACCATGGCAGCTTTAGGGTTGAAATATTTCAACAATTATTATGCATGCtccatttttttgtatgttcACAGAGTAGCCAGAGGTATGTCCATTTACTCCACCTGCCTCTTGAATGTCTTACAGGCTATCATGATCCACCCTGGGAACTCCAGATGGGCAGAGCTTAAAGTGAAAGTTCCAAAGTACATTGGTCCCTCCAGTATCCTCTGCTGGGTGCTCCACATGGTGGTAAATATGTTCTTTCCTATTTATATGACTggtaaatggagaaacaaaaacattacaaagAAAAGAGCTTTGGGATATTGTTCTGCTTCACAGTATCGTGCCAAGATCACAGACTTAGTGTATGTCATAGTTACATCTTTCCATAACATTTTGTGCTTGGGACTCATGACCTTGGCCAGCAGCTCCATGGTCTTCCTCCttcacaggcacaggcagagggtcCAACACATTGATAGGAACAAGCTCCCCCTGAGACCCTCCCCTGAGTCCAGAGCCACCCAGAGCATCCTTGTTTTGGTGAGCACCTTTgtatcattttattctctctcctccatcaTTTATGTTTACTTGGCTCTCTCTGATGAGTACAGTTGGTGGCTGATGACCACTGCTGTACTAATCACTGCAGGTTTTCCAACTGTTAGTCCTTTTTTTCTCATGAGCCAAGACCCCAGCACATCCAGGCTCTACTGTGTCTGCTTTGGAAGAAATACATAA
- the LOC100855990 gene encoding protein FRG2-like-1: protein MHLGIEGIDAHSPSTQHPTDQTPCQQNSKERGSDVEEKSLEGKEETFSSLLRQGCTQGQGSEPETDEENSKETELKRHSSSSGSELEGCSSWEGSRKRKISSSDSTCDGAGASPADEGSVTPGKKKRRASDHGRSSESQGTAPARPGRRWARGSGRSRRGRHSPRGDRPPPLRKALVTTLRALSEAIYQDVAQVCELQKHSPLTWEEQFGLGQLWGPLYSALQTVYTMANQAAYAFPAESWLLPGPPQDPGPQVPAADGREALGSPGERRGPTPPRGQS from the exons ATGCACTTGGGAATTGAAGGCATAGACGCCCACAGCCCCTCCACGCAACACCCCACAGACCAAACGCCCTGCCAGCAGAACTCTAAAGAAAGAGGCTCAGATGTGGAGGAGAAATCACTCGAAGGAAAAGAGGAGACGTTCTCTTCCCTGTTAAGACAGGGTTGCACCCAAGGGCAAG GGTCAGAGCCAGAGACAGATGAGGAGAACTCCAAGGAAACTGAGCTTAAAAGACACAGCAGTAGCTCTGGATCAG AATTGGAAGGCTGCTCCAGTTGGGAGGGctccaggaagagaaaaatcagttcCAGCGACAGCACCTGTGATGGAGCAG GGGCCTCTCCAGCAGATGAGGGCAGTGTGACTCCGGGAAAGAAGAAACGGAGGGCGTCTGACCATGGCCGCAGCAGCGAGAGCCAGGGgaccgcgcccgcccgccccgggagACGCtgggcgcggggctcggggcgcaGCAGGCGGGGCAGACACAGCCCTCGGGGAGACCGGCCGCCTCCACTTCGGAAGGCACTGGTGACCACCCTGCGCGCCCTGTCTGAGGCCATCTATCAGGACGTCGCTCAGGTGTGCGAGCTGCAGAAGCATTCCCCGCTGACCTGGGAGGAGCAATTCGGACTCGGGCAGCTCTGGGGGCCTCTGTACTCGGCTTTGCAGACCGTCTACACCATGGCCAACCAGGCGGCCTACGCCTTCCCGGCCGAGAGCTGGCTGCTCCCAGGCCCGCCGCAGGACCCCGGGCCCCAGGTTCCAGCTGCGGATGGACGAGAAGCCCTGGGCTCCCCGGGGGAGAGACGCGGGCCCACCCCTCCCCGGGGCCAGAGCTAG